In Podospora pseudoanserina strain CBS 124.78 chromosome 5, whole genome shotgun sequence, a single window of DNA contains:
- a CDS encoding hypothetical protein (COG:T; EggNog:ENOG503NWHG) has protein sequence MDSKTVSSRLRELVKFLGTVKGDLANVTGPPSLLAPSSVVEVGHCWAQRPAVFAAPAHEPLPEKRSLLVLKWFLVALKSQLYVAGSPGPQAVSIKKPLNAFLGELFLASWTDEENKACTELIAEQVSHHPPITAMHVIDRQNGVRADGYARVEMTFNGNVNIRQVGHAMVHIDRYDEDHLVPLPDVKIRGFLGGCMYPEITGTYTLHSSGGYVSQVKFSGEGMIRGKRNSFEAKVYKKDDTKQRAIYTLSGVWSDGWVVKDAQTGEVLEMFKHDAVENEPVPMDIIPVEQQDDWESRKAWGKVLNGMAMGNLEAVTREKTKIEKAQRLMRAFEESRGETWEPLLFQSISADDFEVFHRLADGTGHQLADERTKGVWRVKDTQVKNLQRPFRAGLTPLGY, from the exons ATGGACAGCAAGACGGTGTCTTCCCGCCTGCGAGAGCTGGTCAAG TTTCTCGGAACAGTCAAGGGCGATCTCGCCAACGTCACCggacctccctccctcctcgctccCTCGTCCGTCGTTGAAGTCGGCCACTGCTGGGCCCAGCGTCCTGCCGTCTTTGCCGCCCCTGCCCACGAGCCCCTCCCCGAAAAACGCTCCCTGCTAGTCCTCAAATGGTTCCTCGTTGCCCTCAAGAGTCAACTCTACGTCGCCGGTTCCCCTGGCCCGCAAGCCGTCTCGATCAAGAAGCCTCTGAACGCCTTTCTCGGAGAGCTATTCCTCGCATCGTGGACCGACGAGGAAAACAAGGCATGCACCGAGCTCATCGCCGAGCAGGTatctcaccatccccctATTACGGCGATGCACGTCATCGACCGTCAAAACGGTGTCAGGGCCGACGGGTACGCTAGGGTGGAGATGACATTCAACGGAAACGTGAACATCAGACAGGTTGGGCATGCAATGGTGCACATTGATCGATATGACGAGGATCATTTAGTGCCGCTGCCAGATGTGAAGATCAGAGGATTCTTGGGCGGGTGCATGTACCCAGAAATCACTGGGACGTATACCCTGCACTCGAGTGGCGGGTACGTGTCTCAGGTCAAGTTCTCTGGAGAGGGGATGATCAGGGGAAAGAGGAACTCCTTTGAGGCAAAGGTGTACAAGAAGGATGATACCAAACAGAGGGCCATTTACACTCTCTCGGGAGTCTGGAGCGACGGGTGGGTGGTCAAGGATGCGCAAACTGGGGAGGTCCTGGAGATGTTCAAGCATGACGCGGTGGAGAATGAGCCGGTGCCCATGGATATCATTCCGGTGGAGCAGCAAGATGACTGGGAGAGCCGTAAGGCGTGGGGCAAGGTGCTGAATGGGATGGCCATGGGTAATCTCGAGGCTGTCACGCGGGAGAAGACCAAGATCGAAAAAGCGCAGAGACTGATGAGGGCTTTTGAGGAGTCAAGGGGCGAGACATGGGAGCCGCTGCTCTTCCAGTCCATTTCAGCGGATGATTTTGAGGTATTCCATCGCTTGGCAGATGGTACAGGTCATCAGTTGGCTGATGAGAGAACCAAAGGGGTGTGGAGAGTGAAGGATACGCAAGTCAAGAACCTCCAGAGGCCCTTTAGAGCTGGTCTCACGCCGCTGGGGTATTAA
- a CDS encoding hypothetical protein (EggNog:ENOG503PMZI) has translation MPIVNPSHQLDARSARHPLALPARPQRPPPPRYFFLPHNQFQKPPINLHLSITTRDDRRPNPRLLQLLSQLLTYPLTPNLTSLKINIIYYTQNYTRQILHPLKAILCYAPNLQKLFLDIWYHRGASGPGTLDEKYFGFGFTSAEKLATKRLKHLTIHAYPFGRPAVAGELNWNTEG, from the coding sequence ATGCCTATCGTCAATCCCTCTCATCAACTCGATGCCAGATCTGCGCGACATCCACTGGCATTGCCGGCACGTCCACagcgccctccccctcccagaTACTTTTTCCTCCCTCATAACCAATTCCAAAAgccccccatcaaccttcaCCTCTCCATCACTACTAGAGACGACCGACGTCCCAACccacgcctcctccagctcctctccCAGCTCTTGACCTACCCGCTCACCCCGAACCTGACCTCACTTAAAATCAACATAATTTACTACACCCAAAACTACACCCGCCAAATCCTTCACCCCCTAAAAGCCATCCTCTGTTACGCTCCTAATCTGCAAAAACTTTTTCTCGACATCTGGTACCACCGCGGCGCCAGCGGCCCGGGCACTCTAGACGAGAAATACTTTGGCTTCGGCTTCACATCAGCCGAAAAACTTGCCACCAAAAGGCTAAAGCATCTTACAATCCACGCCTACCCATTTGGCCGCCCTGCCGTGGCAGGCGAATTAAATTGGAACACCGAGGGCTAA
- a CDS encoding hypothetical protein (COG:C; EggNog:ENOG503P0U9) has protein sequence MPKRHPSAGKDQKPVIIVGAGLAGLVAAFELSRLRIPVLLLDQENANNVGGQAFWSLGGIFCVDSSYQRRMGIKDSRELAMKDWFNSAQFDREKEDYWPRKWAEAFVNFATDEMEDYVKARGLGFLVNVGWAERGDGRADGHGNTVPRFHLTWGTGPEVVRVFAEPVKKAAKKGTVEFRHRHRVDEIILDELTGRAVGVKGSILEEDNSPRGVKSSRTVVDQFEIHGAAVLVTSGGIGGNVDKVKAAWPVDRLGPKVPQNFVIGVPHHVDGRMIDITESAGANIINRDRMWHYTEGLANWNPIWPGHGIRVLPAPSSLWLDANGKRLPNHLFPGCDTLGTLKYICSTGHDYTWFITDQAIVAREFALSGSEQNPDVTGKSVWGVLTQRVLSKKGTVPVQNFVKHGVDFVVKDNLEDLVEGMNQLVAKIPGGVPLDYQKIKDVVETRDSQFDNPFSKDAQTMLINSARTYWPDKRSRIAPPHKLLDKKKSGPLIAVRMNLLTRKTLGGIETNLKSQVMKADGSVFNGLYAAGEVAGFGGGGVHGYNSLEGTFLGGCIFSGRAAGLGIAEELGYDISKASNVRARL, from the coding sequence ATGCCCAAACGACACCCGTCCGCGGGCAAGGACCAAAAGCCCGTCATCATTGTCGGCGCAGGCCTCGCCGGTCTCGTCGCTGCCTTTGAGCTCTCCCGTCTTCGCATTCccgtccttctcctcgatcAAGAAAACGCAAACAATGTTGGCGGCCAAGCGTTTTGGTCTTTGGGAGGCATCTTCTGCGTCGACTCTTCCTACCAACGAAGAATGGGCATCAAGGATTCTAGAGAGCTGGCAATGAAGGACTGGTTCAACTCGGCCCAGTTTGACCgcgagaaggaggattactGGCCACGAAAGTGGGCGGAGGCATTTGTCAATTTCGCTACTGATGAAATGGAGGACTATGTCAAAGCTCGAGGACTGGGGTTCTTGGTGAACGTTGGCTGGGCTGAAAGAGGTGATGGACGAGCAGATGGTCATGGAAACACGGTGCCCAGATTCCATTTGACTTGGGGGACTGGCCCTGAAGTTGTTAGGGTCTTTGCCGAGCCAgtgaagaaggccgccaagAAGGGGACCGTCGAGTTCAGACACCGACACCGTGTCGACGAGATTATTTTGGATGAGCTTACAGGGAGAGCAGTGGGTGTGAAGGGAAGCATACTCGAAGAGGACAACTCTCCTCGAGGTGTCAAGTCGTCAAGAACCGTAGTCGACCAATTTGAGATTCACGGAGCTGCCGTCCTCGTCACATCGGGGGGCATCGGTGGAAATGTTGACAAGGTGAAAGCCGCGTGGCCCGTCGACAGATTGGGCCCCAAGGTCCCCCAAAACTTTGTCATTGGGGTGCCGCATCATGTTGACGGGAGGATGATCGATATTACAGAAAGTGCCGGCGCGAATATCATCAACCGGGATCGCATGTGGCATTACACAGAAGGGTTGGCAAACTGGAACCCCATTTGGCCTGGCCACGGGATTCGTGTGCTGCCTGCACCATCGTCTCTGTGGCTCGATGCCAACGGCAAGCGGCTgcccaaccacctcttccctgGCTGTGACACCCTCGGCACGCTCAAGTATATTTGCTCCACCGGTCACGACTATACTTGGTTTATCACCGACCAGGCTATCGTTGCGCGCGAGTTTGCCCTGTCAGGGTCGGAACAAAACCCAGATGTCACTGGAAAGTCTGTCTGGGGTGTCTTGACACAGCGCGTCCTTTCCAAGAAGGGCACCGTTCCCGTGCAAAACTTCGTCAAGCATGGTGTCGACTTTGTAGTCAAGGACAATCTGGAGGACTTGGTGGAGGGAATGAACCAGCTGGTGGCCAAGATCCCGGGAGGCGTGCCCCTCGACTACCAGAAGATCAAGGACGTGGTCGAGACCCGAGACAGCCAGTTCgacaaccccttctccaagGATGCCCAGACCATGCTCATCAACTCGGCGAGAACCTACTGGCCCGATAAGCGCAGCCGCATTGCGCCACCGCACAAGCtgttggacaagaagaagagcgggCCTCTCATCGCAGTCCGTATGAACCTGTTGACAAGAAAGACACTGGGCGGTATTGAAACAAACTTGAAGAGCCAGGTGATGAAGGCTGATGGCAGCGTCTTCAATGGTTTGTATGCTGCAGGAGAGGTCGCCGgatttggaggtggaggcgtgCACGGCTACAACAGTCTGGAGGGGACCTTTTTGGGCGGGTGCATCTTTTCTGGAAGGGCGGCCGGCCTAGGCATTGCAGAAGAACTGGGTTACGATATCAGCAAGGCGAGCAATGTCCGGGCGCGCCTCTGA
- a CDS encoding hypothetical protein (COG:S; EggNog:ENOG503NZBM), with protein MVGVDIHEKPKEKRSIRTWTPWLEIVALSAILICIICSAVVVTVSHDQEVSTWRISPAVWLAIFSAISNVAFSSALAAGIAVRFWLRASGGTQLSQLHYIWDHGRGLGFWPAIKSGSEARKVTLICTIAYLVQFASGPLFQRSTHTLAQNRVVQQNMFFDIANRIPDGWSGNWQSDRTVIHNRRVMSQTQAWYRNDSITVPSTEGYVCDGTCSGSVRGAGFVYTCAPTTYQPLDLSTNASHKATVFHIRAELVADERSEPLLTLLTKHIDKLEGNCQATVKIDRCNITAAVVEHPVIIQNSTAWFDHSALKFNQSLPIISPYISAGDSLTTPINSGVGPLAGLQAFVSGHMYDNATTTFNPTLKKWLFAGPGPGTLADVFFRAEPWDFGNHSLISCGLSWDSPTEYVLANLHEWQFRVAERVGRGTERQSFEVTKTVPVLVFWSEKQYLGPALAVAILGLLFVASLSWGWWRLEKPVTLSPLETGKVFGGGIFRGVRGDATVSEILREVRDIEVRVDTESGVGADDRITRVEVEMQRPNKVYTTGSGSGIYLSEGIERGEGSQGGSVAGSTRVQSHLGQA; from the coding sequence ATGGTAGGTGTCGATATTCACGAAAAgccaaaggaaaagagatCCATCCGCACATGGACCCCCTGGCTCGAAATCGTGGCGCTCTCGGCCATTCTTATTTGTATTATCTGCTCAGCCGTCGTTGTCACCGTCTCTCATGATCAAGAAGTCTCAACCTGGCGCATCAGCCCGGCTGTGTGGCTCGCCATCTTTTCGGCCATCTCTAATGTGGCTTTCAGCTCTGCTCTGGCCGCAGGCATTGCCGTACGTTTCTGGCTCCGTGCTTCGGGTGGCACTCAACTCTCCCAGCTTCATTACATCTGGGATCATGGCCGCGGTCTCGGCTTCTGGCCCGCCATCAAGTCCGGCTCCGAAGCTCGCAAAGTAACCCTCATCTGTACCATCGCATACCTGGTTCAGTTTGCTTCGGGCCCTCTGTTTCAGCGATCAACCCACACCTTGGCTCAGAACCGGGTTGTCCAGCAGAACATGTTCTTTGACATTGCCAACAGAATACCCGATGGATGGTCGGGAAACTGGCAGTCAGACAGGACAGTCATTCACAACAGGAGGGTCATGTCGCAAACCCAAGCCTGGTACCGCAATGACTCCATCACTGTACCATCTACGGAAGGATATGTATGCGACGGCACTTGCTCCGGGTCGGTCCGCGGTGCGGGTTTTGTATACACGTGTGCCCCTACCACTTACCAGCCCCTTGACTTGTCAACAAACGCCTCACACAAAGCCACCGTCTTCCACATCCGAGCCGAGCTAGTTGCTGACGAACGGTCCGAACCATTACTCACTCTCTTGACCAAACACATTGACAAGCTCGAGGGCAACTGCCAAGCCACTGTCAAAATCGATCGCTgcaacatcaccgccgccgtggtGGAACatcccgtcatcatccaaaaTTCCACCGCGTGGTTTGATCACTCTGCTCTCAAGTTCAATCAGTCACTGCCCATCATTTCACCATACATTTCCGCCGGTGACTCCCTCACCACGCCGATCAACTCGGGAGTCGGTCCGCTCGCCGGCCTGCAAGCCTTTGTCTCTGGGCACATGTACGATAATGCGACCACAACCTTTAATCCGACCCTCAAGAAATGGCTCTTTGCTGGACCGGGGCCGGGAACATTGGCCGACGTCTTCTTCAGGGCTGAGCCTTGGGATTTTGGGAACCACAGTCTCATCAGCTGTGGGCTGAGCTGGGACAGCCCGACAGAATATGTGCTTGCAAATCTGCACGAGTGGCAGTTTCGCGTGGCCGAGAGAGTGGGCAGGGGTACCGAGAGGCAGAGCTTTGAAGTCACCAAAACGGTTCcggtcttggtgttttggagcGAGAAGCAGTATCTGGGCCCAGCGTTGGCGGTTGCAATACTGGGGTTGCTCTTTGTGGCGAGTCTcagttggggttggtggaggctTGAGAAGCCGGTTACGCTCAGCCCTTTGGAGACGGGCAAGGTGTTCGGTGGTGGCATCTTCAGGGGTGTCAGGGGCGATGCCACTGTCAGCGAGATTTTGAGAGAGGTAAGGGATATTGAGGTAAGAGTTGACACCGAGAGTGGGGTTGGTGCAGACGATCGGATCACACGGGTAGAGGTCGAGATGCAAAGACCCAACAAGGTGTACACCACGGGGTCTGGCTCCGGAATCTATTTGTCCGAAGGGATCGAAAGGGGCGAAGGATCTCAAGGCGGGTCAGTTGCAGGTAGCACACGAGTGCAGAGTCACCTGGGGCAGGCCTAA